GGCGCGGCGCGCCGCTATGACCCGGAAACGCTGGACGCCGACGCCTTTCGCGCGACGATGGAAGCGAAGTACTTCCCCTACATCTACCCGCAGCAGGAAGTGCTGCGTCGCATGGCCGAGCGCGCGAAAGCCAACAGCGGCGCGGAGCCGGGCACGATCGTCAATATCATCGGCATGGGCGGCAAGGTCGCGAGCGACATCCATATCGCCGGTGGCGCCGCGAACGCCGCGCTGATGCTGGCCACGGTCGGCCTCGCGCACTACTACGCGCGCTATGGCATCCGCATCAACGCGATCAATCCGGGTTCGACGCTGACCGAGCGCGTCGAGGAAGCGGTCAAGCTGGAGGCTACGCAACAAGGGATCGACAGCGCGGAAGCGCTTGCGCGGGGTCAGGCGAAGGTGCCGCTCGGACGCTATGCGAAGCCGGAGGAAATTGCCGATGTCGCGCTTTTCCTGGCGAGCCGTCGCGCGAGCTATGTGACGGGCGC
The sequence above is a segment of the Paraburkholderia sp. D15 genome. Coding sequences within it:
- a CDS encoding SDR family oxidoreductase, producing MDLGLKNKVVLITGGSKGIGLACARAFALEGAKVAIVSRDPANLARAYEQLKQEGLHVHRTRADLHEPHSAADIVEEVSTAVGPIDVLINSAGAARRYDPETLDADAFRATMEAKYFPYIYPQQEVLRRMAERAKANSGAEPGTIVNIIGMGGKVASDIHIAGGAANAALMLATVGLAHYYARYGIRINAINPGSTLTERVEEAVKLEATQQGIDSAEALARGQAKVPLGRYAKPEEIADVALFLASRRASYVTGAIVPMDGGSVPLI